The following are encoded in a window of Pseudobacteroides sp. genomic DNA:
- a CDS encoding NAD(+) synthase — translation MNHGFVKVAAAVPELKVANCEFNSEKIVEFIMKADKEDCQIILFPELSITAYTCGDLFHQEILLEQSMTYLSSILENTKDTDIVAIVGMPVKIDAQLFNSGVVIQSGEILGVVPKTYIPGYKEFYEERWFASGVKALSDTVWLCGRNVPFGVDLLFDAVNFNGACFGVEICEDLWVPVPPSSYQSMLGATMLFNLSASNEIIGKSEYRRELIKQQSAKCIAGYIYASSGIYESTTDIVFGGHALIAENGGVLCENERFSMNGQLLCCEIDVAKLNNDRMKNTSFMEANVKNRARKIGFNIKEAKLNDICRFIDPHPFVPADVGSRDKRCREIFDIQTSGLAKRLIHTGVKNTVIGISGGLDSTLALLVTWKTFEILGIPMENIHAITMPGFGTTDETYYNALELMKSLNVSIKEIDIKPSCIQHFKDIGHDMSIHDVTYENVQARERTQILMDISNKINGIVIGTGDLSELALGWCTYNGDHMSMYSVNCSIPKTLVKFLVEWVADNMSNQNTRSVLKKILSTPISPELLPPDEKGNINQKTEDIIGPYELHDFFLYHMIRYGASPDKILFLCRKAFNGSYEDDVIIKWLKTFLKRFFSQQFKRSCLPDGPKVGTISLSPRGDWRMPSDADVNLWLKDI, via the coding sequence ATGAATCATGGTTTTGTAAAAGTTGCGGCTGCGGTTCCGGAACTAAAAGTGGCTAATTGTGAGTTTAATTCTGAAAAAATTGTAGAATTTATTATGAAGGCGGACAAGGAAGATTGCCAGATAATACTGTTCCCAGAGCTTTCCATTACTGCTTATACATGCGGGGATCTGTTCCACCAAGAGATTTTGCTGGAACAGTCCATGACATATTTAAGCAGTATATTGGAGAATACAAAGGATACTGATATTGTTGCAATTGTAGGGATGCCGGTTAAGATTGATGCACAGCTTTTTAATTCAGGTGTTGTGATACAATCGGGAGAAATACTCGGGGTTGTTCCCAAAACCTATATACCAGGCTATAAGGAATTCTACGAGGAACGCTGGTTTGCATCAGGGGTAAAAGCGTTAAGTGATACGGTATGGCTTTGTGGCAGAAATGTTCCTTTTGGAGTGGATCTTTTGTTTGATGCTGTAAACTTTAACGGTGCGTGTTTCGGTGTAGAAATATGTGAAGATTTATGGGTTCCTGTTCCGCCAAGCTCATACCAATCAATGCTTGGAGCAACAATGCTGTTCAATCTCTCTGCAAGTAATGAGATTATTGGAAAAAGCGAATACAGGAGAGAACTTATAAAACAGCAGTCTGCAAAGTGTATTGCGGGATATATCTATGCATCAAGCGGTATTTACGAATCAACTACAGATATTGTTTTTGGGGGACATGCACTGATTGCCGAAAATGGAGGGGTATTGTGCGAAAACGAAAGATTCTCCATGAACGGTCAACTGTTATGCTGTGAAATAGACGTTGCAAAGTTAAACAACGACAGGATGAAAAATACAAGCTTTATGGAAGCTAATGTTAAGAACAGGGCAAGGAAAATAGGTTTTAATATAAAAGAAGCAAAGCTAAATGATATATGTAGGTTTATTGATCCTCATCCATTTGTTCCGGCAGATGTGGGAAGCCGTGATAAAAGATGCAGAGAGATATTTGACATACAGACTTCCGGCCTTGCAAAGAGGCTTATTCATACTGGTGTAAAAAACACTGTAATCGGAATTTCCGGTGGGCTTGATTCAACTCTTGCTTTGCTTGTGACATGGAAGACCTTCGAAATATTGGGTATTCCCATGGAAAACATTCATGCCATTACAATGCCTGGCTTTGGAACAACCGATGAAACATACTATAATGCATTGGAATTAATGAAGTCATTGAATGTTTCCATAAAAGAAATTGATATTAAGCCCTCATGTATTCAGCACTTTAAGGATATCGGGCATGATATGTCAATTCATGATGTTACATATGAAAATGTGCAAGCCAGGGAACGTACTCAGATACTTATGGATATTTCCAATAAAATAAATGGAATAGTGATTGGAACAGGGGATTTGTCGGAATTGGCATTGGGCTGGTGTACTTACAATGGTGACCATATGTCCATGTATTCCGTAAACTGCAGTATACCCAAGACACTGGTAAAATTCCTGGTAGAGTGGGTTGCGGATAATATGTCGAATCAGAATACCAGAAGTGTGCTGAAAAAAATTCTCAGTACCCCCATAAGCCCGGAGTTACTTCCTCCCGATGAAAAAGGCAATATAAATCAGAAGACCGAGGATATAATAGGTCCCTATGAATTACATGACTTTTTCCTATATCATATGATCAGGTACGGTGCATCCCCCGATAAGATTTTATTCCTATGCAGAAAAGCTTTTAATGGAAGTTATGAAGATGATGTGATAATCAAATGGCTGAAGACTTTCCTTAAGAGATTTTTCTCTCAGCAGTTTAAGCGGTCATGTTTACCTGATGGGCCTAAGGTTGGAACAATCAGTCTTTCACCAAGGGGAGACTGGCGTATGCCCAGTGATGCAGACGTAAATCTATGGCTTAAGGACATTTAG
- a CDS encoding radical SAM protein, translating to MQSQSNQKVYYGDEKLSTWFEELSLPVAPLCNMMCNYCSKENDCINNGNDPAHLSRAMTPRQAVNWAYASAKRNSRIKTIRISGPGEPLFNNQTFEVLKRLNTYMPDHIYSVSTNGLLLDERVQELKDLKVQKVNISLNAISNLALMKLYSRVIIGNQIIVNSEAMAGKIIESQFNGIKKCMNYGMTVKINTICFPGINDKELYSLASRCKGLGVKSMSLIAFNPRGKLKGLRVPNIAEMANMKVELKKIIRRVEVKNFI from the coding sequence ATGCAGAGCCAATCAAATCAAAAAGTATACTATGGAGATGAAAAACTGAGCACATGGTTTGAGGAATTATCACTTCCTGTAGCACCGCTGTGCAATATGATGTGTAATTATTGTTCGAAGGAAAATGATTGCATCAACAATGGAAACGATCCGGCACATCTCAGTAGGGCAATGACTCCGCGACAGGCAGTCAACTGGGCTTATGCTTCTGCAAAGCGAAATAGTAGGATTAAAACAATAAGAATCTCCGGACCTGGGGAGCCGCTTTTTAATAATCAGACATTTGAAGTACTTAAAAGGCTTAACACATACATGCCTGATCATATATACAGTGTAAGCACCAACGGATTACTTCTTGATGAAAGAGTTCAGGAACTGAAGGATTTGAAGGTACAAAAGGTCAATATTTCTTTAAATGCCATATCGAATTTAGCATTAATGAAGCTTTATTCCAGGGTTATAATTGGGAACCAAATAATAGTAAATTCTGAGGCAATGGCAGGAAAAATCATTGAGAGTCAGTTCAATGGAATAAAAAAGTGTATGAATTATGGTATGACTGTCAAGATAAATACCATATGTTTTCCCGGAATTAATGACAAGGAATTGTACAGCCTGGCATCAAGGTGTAAGGGACTTGGAGTAAAATCCATGAGCCTTATTGCTTTTAATCCGAGGGGCAAACTTAAGGGGCTAAGGGTACCTAATATTGCAGAAATGGCAAATATGAAAGTTGAATTGAAAAAGATCATAAGAAGGGTTGAGGTTAAAAATTTTATTTGA